In the Gossypium raimondii isolate GPD5lz chromosome 9, ASM2569854v1, whole genome shotgun sequence genome, one interval contains:
- the LOC105799761 gene encoding transcription initiation factor TFIID subunit 8 has protein sequence MSHGDVKSTRDTIKSENQQRLSLGRLKADEFGRAVSKIAVAQICESVGFQGFKESALEALTDILVCYLCDLGRNASFHANLAGRTECNLFDITRALEELEASHGFPSASDIGHCLVGSGTVREIIRFVDSEEEIPFAQPVPKFPIVRNRKLIPSFEHMNEKPPGKHIPTWLPAFPDPHTYIHTPMWNERASDPCADKIEQARQRRKAEKALLQLQQRLVCNGSSGTSTSLATDAEKEKVQGGESNPFLAAPLQPGEKDVSQVVSPAKPTDEASKGDHVSMLEAFAPAIEAMKGGPSDGEKLHLPEKRAAVHFKFRAGKKILGEPLDLSLQKKGDRGTTAFLRIEERDDKKRRAEFILRQTTEFPMELNQS, from the coding sequence ATGAGCCATGGAGATGTGAAAAGTACAAGAGACACAATAAAGAGTGAAAACCAGCAGAGGTTGTCGCTGGGAAGACTGAAAGCTGATGAATTTGGAAGAGCGGTTTCAAAGATTGCGGTGGCACAGATATGCGAGAGTGTAGGTTTTCAGGGATTTAAAGAGTCTGCTTTGGAGGCTCTTACTGATATCTTAGTTTGTTACCTTTGTGACTTAGGAAGAAATGCTAGTTTTCATGCTAATTTAGCTGGTAGGACGGAATGCAATCTGTTTGATATAACTCGGGCTTTAGAAGAGTTGGAAGCTTCACATGGATTTCCGAGTGCTTCCGATATTGGGCATTGTCTTGTAGGCTCTGGCACAGTTAGGGAAATAATTCGGTTTGTGGATTCGGAAGAGGAAATCCCATTTGCTCAGCCAGTGCCGAAGTTTCCAATTGTTAGAAATAGGAAGTTGATTCCAAgttttgagcatatgaatgaAAAGCCGCCGGGCAAGCATATCCCAACTTGGTTGCCAGCTTTCCCTGATCCACACACTTATATCCATACACCCATGTGGAATGAGAGGGCATCGGATCCTTGTGCTGATAAGATTGAGCAAGCAAGGCAGCGGAGAAAGGCCGAGAAGGCTTTGCTGCAGTTGCAACAGAGGCTGGTATGTAATGGTTCTTCTGGAACTTCAACTTCCTTGGCCACGGATGCTGAAAAGGAAAAAGTACAAGGGGGTGAAAGTAATCCTTTTCTTGCTGCCCCACTGCAACCAGGAGAGAAAGATGTTTCGCAGGTTGTTTCCCCAGCTAAGCCTACTGATGAAGCAAGCAAGGGTGATCATGTTTCCATGCTAGAGGCATTTGCTCCTGCCATTGAAGCAATGAAAGGGGGGCCATCAGATGGTGAAAAACTACACCTTCCCGAAAAGAGGGCTGCTGTTCATTTCAAGTTTAGAGCCGGCAAGAAAATCTTGGGTGAGCCGCTAGATTTGAGCTTGCAGAAGAAAGGTGATAGGGGGACAACAGCTTTTTTGCGTATTGAGGAGAGGGACGATAAGAAAAGGAGAGCTGAGTTTATTCTCAGACAAACCACGGAATTTCCGATGGAACTTAATCAGTCTTAG
- the LOC105799760 gene encoding protein SMALL AUXIN UP-REGULATED RNA 16, which yields MQQNWEQRHTGLVIIRLLTKKLKSFLSELPSRGRDGNNIEFDEDVEETKIPNDVKEGHFAVIAVKGGKSKRFILELSYLRNPAFLRLLEQAKEEYGFQQMGPLTVPCQPEELQKILEDKIKKTTSL from the coding sequence ATGCAGCAGAACTGGGAACAACGTCATACAGGGCTTGTAATAATTAGGCTTTTGACGAAAAAGCTAAAGAGTTTTCTCTCAGAGTTACCGTCAAGGGGCCGCGATGGAAATAACATTGAGTTTGATGAGGATGTGGAAGAAACAAAGATACCAAACGATGTGAAGGAAGGACATTTTGCAGTAATTGCAGTCAAAGGTGGAAAATCAAAGAGGTTTATCTTGGAACTGAGTTATCTGAGGAATCCAGCGTTTTTAAGGCTATTAGAGCAAGCTAAAGAGGAATATGGATTCCAACAAATGGGACCTCTAACTGTCCCTTGTCAACCTGAAGAGTTACAGAAGATCTTAgaagacaaaataaagaaaactacTAGTCTCTAG
- the LOC105797720 gene encoding auxin-responsive protein SAUR72 — protein sequence MSHSRETALWLYAQCHQNGREKEKTTVYNSICTSVPPAPNMVVKDKAKGLWVSASRGPALNQEDFDEEQEVASPTVPDDVKEGYFTVFAVKGKEAQRYVIELDNLTNPGFLSLLELAREEYGFQQKGVLCLPCRPQELQDILQLWKLA from the exons ATGTCCCATAGTAGGGAAACTGCTTTATGGCTTTATGCACAATGTCATCAAAACGggagagaaaaggaaaagacaaCAGTGTACAATTCAATATGTACTTCAGTCCCACCAGCTCCAAATATGGTAGTGAAAGATAAGGCGAAA GGACTCTGGGTCTCAGCATCCAGAGGACCAGCTCTCAACCAGGAAGATTTTGATGAAGAACAGGAAGTGGCTTCACCAACAGTGCCAGATGATGTTAAGGAAGGATATTTTACAGTCTTTGCAGTGAAGGGAAAGGAAGCGCAGAGGTATGTTATTGAACTAGACAACTTAACAAACCCTGGATTCCTGAGTCTACTGGAGCTGGCTCGGGAAGAATACGGATTCCAACAAAAGGGCGTTCTTTGTCTTCCTTGTAGACCTCAAGAATTACAGGATATTCTACAACTCTGGAAACTAGCCTAG
- the LOC105799762 gene encoding uncharacterized protein LOC105799762 yields MEKYFGNAYRGDPGVPHAGPDRFVNIWIGSAAFSVLTWFNPYMWQLTNQFNWHDKAMIFEHYHWKKAKAKNQPYKFKWNEYMDKDHRDSYYFNWPVYFP; encoded by the exons ATGGAGAAGTACTTTGGGAATGCGTATAGAGGTGACCCGGGGGTGCCCCATGCGGGCCCGGACCGGTTCGTGAATATATGGATAGGGTCGGCTGCTTTCTCTGTACTCACTTGGTTCAACCCTTACATGTGGCAGCTCACAAATCAATTCAA TTGGCATGACAAAGCAATGATATTTGAACATTACCATTGGAAGAAGGCAAAGGCTAAGAACCAACCATACAAATTTAAG tGGAATGAGTACATGGACAAGGATCACAGGGACTCGTATTATTTCAACTGGCCTGTCTACTTCCCATAG
- the LOC105799759 gene encoding thylakoid lumenal 15.0 kDa protein 2, chloroplastic yields MAFIQYSSPCFRTTSFPTLSVPIRASSHLSLSTTFRKWVPAFRVKSLNWVFSGALALTLSATGVGFAEAKVGVNKPELLPREFTPVIDVAGFLSDGQEKRLIQEISDIEKNTGFKLRVLAQNYPDTPGLAIKDFWQVDDRTIVFVADPTFGNILNFNIGDSVDLDIPRSFWSRLAGKYGNMFYWKEKGEDASIEAAVMAISNCLREPVGPNNCSEVK; encoded by the exons ATGGCGTTTATTCAATATTCATCTCCTTGTTTCAGAACAACCTCATTTCCTACTTTATCAGTGCCCATCAGAGCTTCTTCTCATCTCTCTCTGTCAACCACTTTCAGAAAATGGGTCCCAGCATTTAGAGTCAAGTCCTTGAACTGGGTCTTCTCTGGTGCTCTTGCTCTTACATTATCTGCAACAG GGGTTGGGTTTGCGGAGGCAAAAGTCGGGGTTAACAAGCCGGAATTGCTTCCTAGAGAGTTCACTCCAGTGATTGATGTAGCAGGCTTTCTCTCTGATGGCCAG GAGAAAAGACTCATTCAGGAGATCAGTGATATCGAAAAGAATACCGGCTTTAAGTTGAGAGTATTAGCACAAAATTACCCTGACACACCAG GGTTGGCAATCAAAGACTTTTGGCAAGTAGATGATCGAACTATAGTTTTTGTTGCTGATCCTACCTTTG GcaatatattgaatttcaatattGGGGATTCTGTTGACTTAGACATTCCCCGAAGCTTTTGGAGCCGTTTGGCAGGGAAATATGGAAATATGTTTTACTGGAAAGAAAAG GGGGAAGATGCATCTATTGAAGCTGCCGTCATGGCAATATCCAATTGCTTAAGAGAACCTGTGGGGCCAAATAATTGTTCCGAGGTAAAATAG